In Gammaproteobacteria bacterium, one DNA window encodes the following:
- a CDS encoding phosphotransferase: protein MQRFERLNHWLKKSLNESKLILEPVSGDASFRRYFRITASGQSYIVMDAPPSHEEITPFIRITRLFEQAGLNVPQLYAEDIENGFLLLGDLGREDYLSALNDQSANRLYDDAISTLLTLQSACRKDKTLPDYGEQMLQSEMMLFSEWFLGQHLKVELSCSEHDVLQQSFSTLISSALAQPKVCVHRDYHSRNLMVCATHNPGVIDYQDAVMGPISYDLVSLLRDCYIGWPDTQIYSWVHQYYQRAFAAGLLTCDEPQFVKWFDLMGMQRHLKAIGIFARLNYRDGKPNYLDDIPRTFNYLLKMTEKYPQFSEMASVLKLRSPNNRLTEKAG, encoded by the coding sequence ATGCAAAGGTTTGAGCGACTCAACCACTGGCTAAAAAAGAGCCTTAACGAAAGTAAACTGATACTGGAGCCTGTTTCTGGTGATGCCAGCTTCAGGCGATATTTTCGTATTACCGCCTCTGGTCAAAGTTATATTGTGATGGATGCTCCACCCAGCCATGAAGAGATCACCCCATTTATCAGAATAACCCGGCTATTTGAGCAGGCGGGCCTCAATGTTCCCCAGCTCTATGCAGAAGATATCGAAAATGGTTTTTTATTGCTGGGTGACCTGGGAAGAGAAGATTATCTCTCTGCGCTAAATGATCAGAGTGCAAACAGGCTATACGACGATGCTATTTCCACTCTGTTGACGCTTCAGAGTGCTTGCCGCAAGGATAAAACCTTGCCTGATTATGGTGAGCAGATGCTGCAGAGCGAGATGATGCTTTTCAGTGAGTGGTTTCTTGGCCAACACCTAAAAGTGGAACTAAGCTGCTCTGAACATGACGTATTGCAGCAGAGTTTTTCAACCTTGATCTCCAGTGCCCTGGCCCAGCCAAAAGTGTGCGTGCATCGTGATTATCACTCACGCAACCTGATGGTATGTGCCACTCATAACCCCGGGGTGATCGATTATCAGGATGCCGTTATGGGGCCGATCAGCTACGACCTCGTTTCACTCTTAAGAGATTGCTATATTGGTTGGCCAGATACTCAAATATATAGCTGGGTGCATCAATATTACCAGCGTGCCTTTGCCGCCGGTTTGCTTACCTGTGATGAGCCACAGTTTGTTAAATGGTTTGATCTGATGGGAATGCAACGACACCTTAAAGCGATTGGCATTTTTGCTCGATTAAACTATCGAGATGGCAAGCCGAACTACCTAGATGATATCCCACGAACCTTTAACTATCTGCTTAAAATGACTGAAAAATACCCTCAGTTTTCTGAGATGGCCAGTGTGCTTAAATTACGATCACCCAACAACCGCTTGACAGAAAAGGCTGGTTGA
- a CDS encoding DUF4382 domain-containing protein: MFSANKIAGYLMAGIALLSCGSGPDLSVNDGGLTLDITDAAVDEVSAVWVEFSGIEFEPLSASANRFSIDFDTPKKINLLALQGSQFERLLNNKAIEAGTYRWMRLKVNALENTQDSYVEANGGRYSLYMPNGSERGLRLSQSFVISASSDTYITIDFDLRKSITAPQSPDVNYTLKPTLRQVMTHSSSHIQGTVNGTTISANCTGTSHAVYAYTGQNTTPDDVDNIGVEPITSSLLTDSTYQYSLGFLPEGDYTISFVCNAADDLPASSEPLTYIGTTNVTVAAKQTTTHDF, encoded by the coding sequence ATGTTCTCTGCAAACAAAATTGCGGGCTATCTAATGGCGGGTATCGCACTCCTCAGCTGTGGCAGTGGCCCAGACCTTAGCGTAAATGATGGCGGACTCACCCTCGACATTACAGATGCTGCAGTGGATGAGGTTAGCGCTGTCTGGGTCGAGTTTAGCGGCATCGAGTTCGAGCCTCTTTCAGCATCAGCAAATCGATTTAGTATCGACTTTGATACACCCAAAAAAATCAACTTGCTCGCTCTACAGGGGAGTCAGTTTGAACGACTGTTAAACAACAAGGCGATCGAAGCGGGCACCTATCGTTGGATGCGCCTTAAGGTCAATGCACTTGAAAACACCCAGGACTCCTATGTTGAGGCAAATGGTGGCCGCTACTCACTCTATATGCCCAACGGCAGTGAGCGCGGCCTTCGGCTCAGCCAAAGCTTTGTTATCTCTGCCAGTAGCGATACCTATATCACCATCGACTTTGACCTGAGAAAGTCCATCACCGCACCTCAGTCACCCGATGTAAACTACACCTTAAAACCCACACTTCGACAGGTAATGACCCACAGCAGTAGCCATATACAAGGCACCGTGAATGGTACCACCATCAGTGCAAACTGCACCGGAACAAGCCACGCGGTATACGCCTATACCGGGCAAAATACCACCCCGGACGATGTGGATAACATCGGGGTAGAACCCATTACAAGCTCGCTACTCACCGACTCCACTTACCAATACAGCCTCGGATTTCTCCCAGAAGGTGACTACACCATCAGCTTTGTCTGCAATGCAGCCGATGATCTTCCGGCAAGCAGCGAACCCCTCACCTACATTGGCACCACCAATGTCACCGTGGCCGCCAAACAAACCACTACCCACGATTTTTAG
- a CDS encoding sodium-dependent transporter codes for MFMLAATGSAVGLGNIWKFPYITGENGGGAFVLVYLLCIAAIGIPIMMAEVMLGRRGRQSPVNTMALLAKEAGSHKLWKYLGWMGVIAGFLILSYYSVIAGWATAYVFRAASGVFVGQTADGIANLFNDLISDPEKLLAWHTIFIVSTMVVVSRGVSHGLEKAVRFLMPSLFILLLIMVGYAINSGAFSEAVDFLFTPNFDALTAQGVLIAMGHAFFTLSLGMGAIMVYGAYLDKETSVAQTSIGIAFADTAVALLAGLAIFPIVFASGLEPGSGPGLIFNTLPIAFGQMVGGTFFGTLFFVLLVFAAWSSAISLIEPLVAWLVEKRGMTRVRASVWSGLATWLVGIGTVLSFNNWADNKIYGMTFFESVDFLTSNVMLPLGGLLIALFAGWVMKREHAKDELAIGSTLWFQLWLFLVRFVTPACVIIVFLNALGVFNLAG; via the coding sequence ATGTTTATGCTGGCAGCAACCGGTTCGGCGGTGGGCCTGGGTAATATCTGGAAGTTTCCCTATATCACAGGCGAAAATGGTGGTGGGGCCTTTGTGTTGGTTTACCTGCTCTGTATTGCCGCAATCGGTATTCCTATTATGATGGCAGAAGTCATGCTGGGTCGCCGTGGCCGGCAAAGCCCGGTTAATACTATGGCGCTCTTGGCAAAGGAGGCCGGTAGCCACAAGCTATGGAAATACCTGGGTTGGATGGGGGTGATTGCTGGTTTTTTGATCCTTTCGTATTACAGCGTGATTGCCGGCTGGGCCACGGCCTATGTGTTTCGTGCTGCCAGCGGCGTTTTTGTCGGCCAGACCGCAGATGGTATTGCCAATCTATTTAATGACCTGATCTCTGATCCGGAAAAACTGCTCGCATGGCATACTATTTTTATAGTTTCGACCATGGTGGTGGTCTCTCGTGGTGTCTCCCATGGCTTGGAAAAAGCGGTGCGCTTTTTAATGCCGTCACTCTTCATACTGCTACTCATTATGGTGGGGTATGCGATTAATAGCGGTGCCTTTAGTGAGGCGGTTGATTTTCTGTTTACGCCAAACTTTGATGCGTTGACTGCTCAGGGGGTGTTGATTGCCATGGGCCACGCCTTTTTTACGCTGAGCCTGGGCATGGGTGCGATTATGGTTTATGGCGCATATCTAGATAAAGAGACCTCGGTGGCGCAAACCTCCATCGGTATCGCCTTTGCGGATACGGCGGTTGCCCTGCTGGCGGGCCTGGCAATCTTTCCTATCGTCTTTGCCAGTGGCCTGGAGCCGGGTTCTGGCCCTGGTTTGATCTTCAACACGCTGCCAATTGCCTTTGGGCAGATGGTTGGCGGCACATTTTTTGGCACGCTGTTTTTTGTTTTGCTGGTTTTTGCTGCGTGGAGTTCTGCCATCTCCCTGATTGAGCCGCTGGTGGCCTGGCTGGTGGAAAAGCGGGGAATGACCCGTGTAAGAGCTTCTGTTTGGAGTGGTCTGGCAACGTGGCTGGTGGGTATCGGAACGGTGCTCTCATTCAATAACTGGGCTGACAACAAGATTTATGGCATGACCTTTTTTGAGTCGGTGGATTTCTTGACCTCAAACGTCATGTTGCCACTGGGTGGGTTGTTAATCGCACTCTTTGCCGGTTGGGTGATGAAGCGGGAGCACGCCAAAGATGAGTTGGCAATCGGCTCTACATTGTGGTTTCAACTCTGGCTCTTCCTGGTGCGTTTTGTCACGCCGGCTTGTGTGATTATTGTCTTTCTTAATGCCCTTGGCGTATTCAATTTAGCGGGGTAA
- a CDS encoding type II toxin-antitoxin system RatA family toxin, producing the protein MASISRNALVSYSAAQMYQLVDDIEHYDQFLPWCSGTTVISRDEDEVRARISISKAGFNKSFATCNRLQRNKMIEMRLLEGPFKHLEGYWRFDVLADDACKVTLDLQFEFSSKIIGATFGPIFGQIASGMMDAFMKRAKQVYGK; encoded by the coding sequence GTGGCTTCAATCAGTCGTAATGCGTTGGTTTCATACTCTGCCGCACAAATGTATCAGCTGGTGGATGATATTGAACACTATGATCAGTTTCTGCCGTGGTGCAGCGGTACCACGGTCATCTCCCGTGATGAGGATGAGGTGCGGGCACGCATCAGTATCTCCAAGGCGGGTTTTAACAAAAGCTTCGCCACCTGTAATCGCTTGCAGCGCAACAAGATGATCGAAATGCGGCTGCTGGAAGGCCCCTTTAAGCACCTGGAGGGGTATTGGCGTTTTGATGTGTTGGCGGATGATGCCTGCAAGGTGACACTCGACTTGCAGTTTGAATTTTCCAGTAAAATTATTGGCGCAACCTTTGGTCCCATCTTTGGGCAGATTGCCAGTGGTATGATGGATGCCTTTATGAAGAGAGCGAAGCAGGTTTATGGAAAATAA
- a CDS encoding RnfH family protein, with protein sequence MENKQLINVEVAYALADKQTLIPLALEEGSTAQQAIDSSGVLSQFPEIDLTKNRIGIFGKLCKLNTVLREKDRVEIYRPLIADPKAVRKKRAEQGKAMKKGGTTPAG encoded by the coding sequence ATGGAAAATAAACAGCTGATAAATGTTGAAGTTGCCTATGCATTAGCAGATAAGCAGACGCTGATTCCTCTGGCGCTGGAAGAGGGGAGTACCGCACAGCAGGCAATTGACTCTTCGGGGGTTTTGTCACAATTTCCGGAGATTGATCTTACTAAAAACCGTATTGGTATCTTTGGCAAGCTGTGTAAATTAAATACGGTTTTGCGAGAGAAAGATCGGGTGGAGATATATCGTCCGCTGATTGCAGACCCCAAAGCGGTGCGGAAAAAACGTGCAGAACAGGGCAAGGCGATGAAAAAGGGCGGTACCACTCCGGCAGGGTGA
- a CDS encoding outer membrane protein assembly factor BamE, whose amino-acid sequence MKKLLIIICISQALLVGCSLHKLDVQQGNVITPEVLAQLHVGMSQERVRFLLGSPPITDPFHANRWDYTYTYREKDKQTETSHLVLRFDTEGKLNAIDKSGYTPPKERSGKAE is encoded by the coding sequence ATGAAAAAACTTCTCATTATTATTTGCATTAGCCAGGCACTATTGGTGGGCTGTAGCCTGCACAAACTCGATGTTCAACAAGGTAATGTCATCACCCCTGAAGTGCTTGCACAGCTGCATGTGGGCATGAGTCAGGAGCGCGTTCGCTTTCTGCTCGGCTCACCGCCCATCACAGACCCTTTCCACGCTAATCGCTGGGACTATACCTACACTTATCGTGAAAAAGATAAGCAGACTGAAACCAGCCACTTGGTACTGCGTTTCGACACTGAGGGCAAACTAAACGCTATCGACAAAAGTGGTTATACGCCCCCCAAAGAGCGTAGCGGTAAAGCAGAGTAA
- the fur gene encoding ferric iron uptake transcriptional regulator, with the protein MSKIDLKKMGLKVTLPRLKILAMLENNQGEHFSAEDVYKALLESGEDVGLATVYRVLTQFEQADILNRHHFGEGHSVFELNQGEHHDHILCVKCGEVSEFSDEIIEQRQEAIAKQMGFEITHHSLYLYGICPGCQKKK; encoded by the coding sequence ATGAGTAAAATTGATCTGAAAAAAATGGGTTTAAAAGTGACCCTGCCGCGCCTGAAAATACTCGCCATGTTAGAAAATAATCAGGGCGAACATTTTAGCGCAGAGGATGTTTACAAAGCGTTACTTGAGAGCGGTGAAGATGTGGGTCTGGCGACCGTTTATCGAGTGCTTACTCAATTTGAGCAGGCGGATATACTCAATCGTCACCATTTCGGTGAAGGGCACTCGGTATTTGAGCTTAACCAGGGCGAGCATCACGACCACATTCTTTGTGTGAAGTGTGGTGAGGTGAGTGAGTTTTCTGACGAAATAATTGAACAACGACAGGAGGCCATTGCGAAACAAATGGGCTTCGAAATTACCCATCATAGTCTCTATCTATATGGTATTTGTCCTGGATGCCAAAAGAAAAAATAA
- a CDS encoding SLC13 family permease — protein sequence MTETAKHLARFIGPLIGIGLPLLVDIPGHSHADIMLGVVIWMAIWWLTECVPLAVTALLPLIIFPLTGIASAKETAPRYMSSIMFLFIGGFLIAQAMERCGLHQRIALLILSRLHHSPLQILLGFALTTAFLSMWISNTATTMLMVTIVVAVLSRLDKLFDQKTMLLLSSTLLLAIAYSANIGGMGTPVGTVPNFVFLENMRLVNPEQVPSFMQWMMVGVPLVVVGIIIVVMLLGRRVKNIPWPKQAMEGVHDELVGLGRMRRDEKFVAWVLGLTALAWMTRKGIAGDSFSVPGWSSLLPYPGVDDSTVAMFSALLLFLIPIREGKPILDHKAIGRLPWEILILLGGGFALAMGMMNSGLSQWIGEQLAFLAVIPLPLMLLGIALVITFLTEVTSNTATTQVMLPVLAAVATVAGMDVTMVLLVATLAASCAFMLPVATPPNAIVFATERVTMAEMMKVGIRLNIIMPLAIIAVVMLLRDVMP from the coding sequence ATGACTGAAACGGCAAAACACCTTGCACGGTTTATTGGGCCACTGATTGGCATTGGTTTGCCACTATTGGTGGATATTCCAGGACACTCGCATGCCGACATTATGCTGGGTGTGGTGATCTGGATGGCGATTTGGTGGTTGACGGAGTGTGTGCCGTTGGCGGTTACGGCGTTGTTACCGCTGATTATCTTTCCACTCACGGGCATTGCGAGCGCGAAGGAGACGGCTCCGCGCTACATGAGCTCGATCATGTTTCTGTTTATCGGTGGCTTTTTGATTGCTCAAGCGATGGAGCGCTGCGGATTGCATCAACGTATTGCACTGCTTATTTTATCCCGCCTACACCATAGCCCGCTGCAAATTCTACTGGGATTTGCATTGACCACGGCTTTCTTGTCAATGTGGATCTCTAATACCGCCACCACCATGCTGATGGTGACGATTGTGGTGGCAGTGTTGAGTCGGCTTGATAAATTGTTTGACCAAAAAACCATGCTACTGCTCTCTTCTACTTTATTGTTGGCGATTGCTTACAGTGCCAATATTGGTGGTATGGGCACACCCGTCGGCACCGTACCCAACTTTGTTTTTCTGGAAAATATGCGACTGGTTAACCCAGAGCAGGTACCCAGTTTTATGCAGTGGATGATGGTGGGTGTCCCGCTGGTGGTGGTTGGTATTATTATTGTCGTGATGTTATTAGGGCGCAGAGTGAAAAATATACCCTGGCCAAAACAGGCGATGGAGGGTGTACACGATGAATTAGTGGGCTTGGGTCGCATGCGGCGGGATGAAAAATTTGTCGCCTGGGTGTTGGGTCTAACCGCATTGGCATGGATGACCCGTAAGGGTATTGCCGGGGATAGTTTCTCTGTTCCAGGCTGGTCTTCGCTGTTGCCATACCCGGGTGTTGATGACTCAACGGTGGCGATGTTCTCCGCGCTGTTGCTGTTCCTGATTCCCATACGTGAAGGCAAGCCTATTCTTGACCATAAAGCAATTGGTCGCTTGCCGTGGGAGATCCTGATTCTATTGGGTGGCGGTTTTGCACTGGCGATGGGGATGATGAATTCGGGCCTTTCACAGTGGATTGGTGAGCAGTTAGCTTTTCTTGCGGTTATTCCTCTGCCTTTGATGTTGCTGGGTATCGCGCTGGTGATTACCTTTCTCACTGAAGTGACCAGTAATACCGCGACGACACAAGTGATGCTGCCAGTGTTGGCGGCGGTGGCCACGGTGGCTGGCATGGATGTGACGATGGTGTTATTGGTCGCCACACTGGCCGCGTCCTGTGCCTTTATGTTGCCGGTGGCGACACCGCCCAATGCGATTGTTTTTGCCACCGAACGAGTGACAATGGCTGAGATGATGAAGGTGGGTATTCGGCTAAATATTATTATGCCGCTGGCGATTATTGCGGTGGTGATGCTGTTACGGGATGTGATGCCTTGA
- a CDS encoding methylated-DNA--[protein]-cysteine S-methyltransferase: protein MTGCYQKLNSPLGSIHIATDGKFLRVLAIGNNWERLKTTLGKVVEERHPLLSQTEQQLNEYFSHQRSHFDLPLYFSGTAFQKLAWNALLTVPYGETRSYAQQAVLIGNPKAVRAIGRANGLNPISIIAPCHRIIGKSGKLTGYASGLGDKSYLINLERGFKASHPVTASPPQ from the coding sequence ATGACAGGCTGTTACCAAAAGCTCAATTCACCGTTAGGCTCCATCCATATTGCAACCGATGGAAAATTCCTAAGGGTATTGGCCATCGGTAATAACTGGGAGCGTTTAAAAACTACTCTGGGGAAGGTTGTGGAGGAGAGGCACCCGCTCCTGTCACAAACAGAGCAGCAGCTGAATGAGTACTTTTCACACCAAAGAAGCCACTTTGATCTGCCACTCTATTTTTCTGGCACAGCGTTCCAGAAGTTAGCATGGAATGCACTGCTCACCGTGCCCTATGGCGAGACAAGAAGCTATGCACAACAGGCGGTATTAATTGGCAACCCAAAAGCGGTGAGAGCTATCGGCAGAGCCAACGGCTTAAACCCGATCTCAATTATCGCGCCATGCCACAGGATTATCGGGAAATCGGGAAAGCTCACTGGCTACGCCAGTGGTCTGGGTGATAAAAGCTATCTAATCAACCTCGAACGCGGCTTCAAGGCATCACATCCCGTAACAGCATCACCACCGCAATAA
- a CDS encoding tetratricopeptide repeat protein: MKYRICILLTLSLAGCSTLPTPPEQQPQSISAADTLLAQANSKAASGETAQAIAILERAVRLQPRNAHAWLLLAELYLTRHEYRKAEQFAGRAAQFAAGDQRLIQRSKALIKQANERQHEQS; this comes from the coding sequence ATGAAATATCGTATCTGTATATTATTGACCCTGAGCCTCGCAGGCTGTAGCACACTGCCAACACCGCCTGAACAGCAACCGCAGAGTATAAGTGCAGCGGATACGCTTTTGGCACAGGCCAACAGCAAAGCGGCCAGTGGCGAGACCGCACAAGCCATTGCCATACTGGAGCGGGCTGTGCGCTTGCAGCCACGCAATGCTCACGCTTGGCTGCTGCTCGCCGAGCTCTATTTAACACGCCACGAGTATCGCAAGGCAGAGCAGTTTGCGGGTCGGGCAGCGCAGTTTGCGGCGGGTGACCAACGGTTGATCCAACGCAGCAAAGCACTCATCAAACAGGCTAATGAGAGACAACATGAGCAGAGTTAG
- the mrcB gene encoding penicillin-binding protein 1B — protein sequence MPKKPPPRKKSKPTTQRRWLTGLLLVLFISSLGLIGYTAYLDQVVQKKFEGKRWSVPSRVYARALELYRQQPLTPENLRTELDLAGYQSTANGLKPNTYRQSAGHFIISSRAFRHWDGEEPAHSISVQIKGGVVQQLSDLDSKQPLSLVRLRPVEIGIIRPAHQQDRILVQLEQLPPLLPIALQAIEDRKFARHPGVDLQGIIRAAWANLRAGRVVQGGSTLTQQLVKNFFLNSERTLSRKINEAIMALLLEWRFEKPQILEAYMNEIYLGQDGNRAIHGFGLAAQFYFNKPAQNLTLAESALLVAIVRGPAYYDPRRHPQRAVERRNQVIEILHRDGVISSTEAAAALASPLAVTPKPNRGEGRYPAFMGLVKQQLAHDYRDQDLRSEGLRIFTTLDPIIQQATEQALIKQLKRLQPERVKLQAAAVVSRLGSAEVSAMVGAAEPQYWGFNRALEMRRPVGSLLKPAIYLTALSQPQRYTLATLIKDEAINLPQSDGTVWSPANYDHTSHGAVPLITALSKSYNQAAVKLGLELGLRSVADTLQQLGIDATIPPYPSVMLGTLELSPLAVAQMYQTLADRGYYTPLRAVRDVLDARDQPLQRYGLNTEKRFSSAAVYLLNEALRLALREGTGKQVGAQLPPSLSLAGKTGTTNQLRDSWFAGFGSEYLSVVWLGNDDNQVIGLSGASGALPIWAAIMREIEGNLEPLPAPPNITHRWVDAESGLLADAGCEARLELAFIRGTEPQADAPCNTRREWGVLERLKKWFE from the coding sequence ATGCCCAAAAAACCGCCCCCCCGCAAAAAGAGCAAACCGACCACCCAGCGCCGATGGCTAACAGGGTTGTTGCTGGTGCTGTTTATCTCTTCTCTCGGTTTGATTGGCTACACCGCCTACCTTGATCAGGTGGTACAGAAAAAGTTTGAGGGCAAACGCTGGTCGGTACCTTCACGGGTTTACGCCCGCGCACTGGAGCTATACCGCCAACAGCCGCTCACCCCGGAGAACCTACGGACCGAGCTTGACCTGGCCGGTTATCAGTCAACCGCCAATGGGCTGAAACCCAATACCTACCGCCAGAGCGCTGGGCATTTTATTATCAGCAGCCGCGCGTTCCGACATTGGGATGGTGAAGAGCCTGCCCACTCAATCAGTGTGCAAATTAAAGGGGGAGTGGTTCAGCAGCTGAGTGATTTAGATAGCAAACAGCCGTTAAGCCTGGTCAGGCTCAGGCCGGTCGAGATTGGCATTATTCGCCCCGCCCATCAACAGGATCGTATTCTGGTTCAACTTGAACAACTGCCCCCCCTGCTACCCATTGCTCTTCAAGCGATAGAGGACCGAAAGTTTGCCCGCCACCCAGGTGTTGATCTGCAGGGAATTATTCGAGCGGCCTGGGCTAATTTGCGTGCCGGGCGAGTTGTTCAGGGTGGCAGCACCTTGACCCAGCAGCTGGTTAAAAACTTTTTCCTCAACAGCGAAAGAACCCTCAGTCGAAAAATAAATGAAGCGATTATGGCGCTGCTGTTGGAGTGGCGATTTGAAAAGCCGCAGATTCTTGAGGCTTATATGAATGAAATTTACCTTGGCCAAGATGGCAATCGCGCCATTCATGGCTTCGGCTTAGCCGCACAGTTTTACTTTAACAAACCCGCGCAAAACCTCACCTTGGCAGAGTCTGCTTTGCTGGTAGCCATTGTACGCGGGCCAGCCTATTACGACCCTCGCCGTCACCCCCAGCGCGCAGTCGAGCGCCGCAACCAAGTGATCGAGATACTGCATCGTGATGGCGTTATCAGCTCCACCGAAGCCGCCGCTGCCTTAGCCTCCCCCCTCGCAGTCACACCCAAACCTAATCGGGGTGAGGGTCGTTACCCTGCCTTTATGGGGCTGGTAAAGCAACAGTTGGCTCACGACTATCGTGACCAAGACCTACGCAGCGAAGGACTGCGAATCTTCACCACGCTGGACCCCATCATTCAACAGGCAACCGAACAGGCACTCATCAAACAGCTTAAGCGGCTACAGCCCGAACGTGTCAAGCTACAAGCTGCCGCTGTCGTCAGTCGGCTGGGCAGTGCCGAGGTGAGTGCCATGGTGGGTGCCGCCGAGCCACAATACTGGGGCTTTAACCGTGCACTGGAGATGCGTCGTCCAGTAGGATCTCTGCTTAAACCTGCCATCTACCTGACGGCTCTTTCCCAGCCACAACGCTACACCCTGGCAACCCTGATTAAAGATGAGGCGATTAATCTGCCCCAATCGGATGGCACCGTCTGGTCACCCGCCAATTATGATCACACCAGCCACGGCGCAGTACCCTTAATAACCGCGTTATCAAAATCCTACAACCAGGCAGCCGTTAAACTGGGTTTGGAGTTGGGGTTGCGCTCTGTGGCTGACACCCTGCAACAACTGGGTATTGATGCCACGATCCCCCCCTACCCGTCCGTCATGCTGGGTACATTGGAGCTTTCGCCACTGGCGGTGGCTCAAATGTATCAAACCCTGGCAGACCGGGGTTATTACACCCCGCTGCGTGCCGTCCGTGATGTTTTAGATGCCAGAGATCAGCCACTGCAACGCTATGGGTTAAACACCGAGAAAAGGTTCTCCTCCGCAGCCGTTTATCTGCTCAATGAAGCGCTGCGGTTAGCCCTGCGAGAGGGCACCGGTAAGCAAGTAGGCGCACAACTGCCACCGTCGCTATCGCTGGCGGGTAAGACCGGTACCACCAACCAGCTACGTGACAGCTGGTTTGCCGGGTTTGGCAGTGAGTACCTCAGTGTTGTATGGTTAGGCAATGATGATAATCAGGTGATTGGCCTGAGCGGTGCGAGTGGTGCCTTGCCCATTTGGGCCGCCATAATGAGGGAGATTGAGGGTAACTTGGAGCCCTTGCCTGCCCCACCCAACATCACTCACCGCTGGGTTGATGCCGAGAGCGGTTTATTGGCAGATGCGGGTTGTGAAGCGCGTCTTGAATTGGCCTTTATCAGAGGCACCGAACCGCAAGCTGACGCCCCCTGCAACACACGCCGGGAGTGGGGAGTGCTGGAGCGGCTAAAAAAGTGGTTTGAATAA
- a CDS encoding flavodoxin family protein translates to MNKILAINGSYREGGMTDQTVELMVQAIESTGAEVEHILLREYPIEFCLNCRECTQEEGSRPGHCVQHDGMQALVNKIEQADGYILASPTNFGSVTALYKRFMERLIVYAYWPWGADAPQFRKAHTAKKKSLLVSSSAAPGVIGRIVYGTHKQLKMSAKVIGADTVGALFIGGTAKEYHQTLPEGVKSRALKLAEKLV, encoded by the coding sequence ATGAATAAGATACTGGCAATTAATGGTTCATATCGAGAAGGTGGTATGACAGACCAAACAGTGGAGCTAATGGTTCAGGCTATTGAATCGACAGGTGCCGAGGTTGAGCATATTCTGCTGCGTGAATATCCGATTGAATTTTGCCTGAACTGTCGAGAGTGCACACAAGAGGAGGGGAGTCGCCCCGGTCACTGCGTACAGCACGACGGCATGCAGGCGTTGGTTAATAAAATAGAGCAAGCAGATGGCTACATCCTGGCCTCACCGACCAATTTTGGCTCGGTAACCGCTCTCTATAAACGCTTTATGGAGCGGCTGATTGTGTATGCTTATTGGCCATGGGGCGCAGATGCACCTCAGTTTAGAAAAGCGCACACTGCCAAGAAAAAATCACTCTTAGTCTCTTCATCCGCAGCCCCAGGAGTGATTGGGCGAATAGTGTATGGAACCCATAAGCAACTTAAAATGAGTGCCAAGGTTATCGGTGCCGACACGGTGGGTGCGCTGTTTATCGGTGGTACTGCAAAAGAGTATCACCAGACCTTACCCGAGGGGGTAAAGAGCCGGGCACTTAAGCTGGCCGAAAAGCTGGTTTAA